CTTTTTCTATCACAAATACACAATTAGCTTTTCGCATAAGTGAACCAATATTCAAACAGTTGTTCCATAAGCAGCACTAAAAACGGCTCGAGAACTATCAGTATCTAGCGAGATATCTTCCGGGCTGGCCAAATCCACCCTAATTTGCTCTAATTGAGCATCATTCTGAGAGTTAGTGCTAGCACTATTGATATTACCTGGTCCGCCGCTTGTGCTACTGCTGTATGTGTAACTGGTGTTTCGTCGACGATTTGCAACTACCGATTGGTTTCCATTTGCCCCTCCCCAGTTTCTCAAAGTCCAATGGAAATGGGTAGGAGCAGAAGGTGTTTGTTCACCGGGGGCATCTTCGCTTTCATGCTCGGCAGTTGCAACAGAATTATCCATTTCACCAAGAGTCGTCGATGGCATTATAATCGTTACCTCTCGGTTCGTGCACGGTAAAGTTTCACTGGCGCCGGCTATCATGTCCATGCTGTCTTTGGTCCCAGAATTGGATGAGCTCGAATCCAGAGAATCAATGCTGGAATCAATTGCTGCCAGTCCATCTACGCTTATACCCACCGAACGATTTCCATCGCCTCCGGATTCTCTAAAACGGACTATCGCTTCCAAATCTCCCTGGCATTCTTCTATCGAGCGTAGTATATCCCAGCATATATCCGATTCGACGGGAATGGGATGATCCGAATCGCGATTATAGATTGATATGGCTATATGAACGGGGTGTGGTATCGGAAGTGGAATCAGCAGTTTATCTGCGACGTGTTTTTTCACCTGTTTTCGTTTCCACGGTTTCCAGCTGTTTTGTGACTTATGCGTCGGTATTGGAGAACGCCTAGCTCTCACACGCGGCGTAGTCAAGCCAGAAGAAGTGTCGCTGTATTAGAGGAAATATCAATAAATGTACTGAATAATATTGTTGATGAGCATGAATTATCTTACTTTCTTTTTTCGGCTCTTCTGGAATTGATCATCACTCGCGATCGAGGATTGAAAGCAGAAACTTCCAAGTATGGTGAATGAACTTGGATATTGCCACGCGGAGCATAAACATTTCCCAATAGATCTGGCCCATTAATGCCCATTATATCACTAGTATTTTGTACCATTTCAGTGTAACGGGATAGATCCAATTGCGTGTGAGGTTCCAGCTTAAACTGTGTTTCATTCTCCGACAATGGAGTAAGAAAATCCAAGCTGAATATATCAGCGTACAACATTCCTGCTAGACCAGCCCAGTCGCCAACAGATAGACCctaaaatttaagaaatttattCCAAGAGACATCTGTCATAATACTTCTCGAGTGTCGTAACTCACTTTGGCATCCCAAAACTCATCCTCGCTAATCGACAGACGCGCTATAACATGAGCTGGATAAAACTTCTCCAACATGTAAGCCGACTGCTGGATAACGATCTTCAGCTCCATTGTATTCAGCTTAATTCTTGACTTGACTGCAGTCGTCAATCCAGTTTGAAGATCTCTACGCCGTTTCTCCAACTTTTCATGCAAAGATGTCATCAAGTCATGTCCTTCACGTTCCAATTGTCGGTAAGGACCGACGGTTTTCGATAATTGCGCCGAAAACGGACCAAAGCATGCCTCCACAAATTGACTGAAATCTTTTTGTGGTTGACAAATGACGGTTTCCATCGAGTGTTGATAAGCCTgtaacgaaaaataaaaaattcagTAATTATAATTAAATTTGTAATTAACCCAGCTATTACCTGTAGCTCGTCCAGCTCCATCTTTGCTTCGAAAGCTGCAAGAGCCTGTTCGGGTTTCACGGAGAAGTAGTAATCCAAAGCCAAACCAGGTCCAGCGATACGCTTAACAGCAAAACTATCGCTAGCTGGAACGCGTCCACATTTCTTAATGAACAAATGAAACGTAATGGCATCCCAAAAAAGCCGAAGCCAGTATCGCGCAACTCCTACAAATAGAACTATCACCGACACTATAGGACAAATAAAAGACGCCACAATGAGTGCAGCGACAGGTTGAACCATTCCCTGCATCACAATGTTCCATCCGACAGCCTCCATCAAGATGCAGTACCGATTCCGACGGCTTTCATCTGGGCAATCCAAATCGTAGATCATCATCATGTAGATATGCAATGTGACGGTAATGAAAGGCATCCACAGCGGGGCAGCAATGGCAAAAGCTATGCTACTGATACTCACACTAACACACAACAGTGGAAATAGGGTCATTATCAATAAAGATCCAAGAAAACCCTTTATGAAATAATTGTACAGCCGATTGAGATGCCTTGTCATGCCTTTTCCAATGAAGCCGGTGTCCGGTTCAGTTTCGAAATGTGTTCGGGCTTTCGAGATGTGCCGCCACAATTCTACCAACCTTGAACACATGGTTTGTGTGATGCTGGTTTTTCTCGGAAAAAGAGTTCCATTCACCTGAGACAGTTCCAAATCCGCCATGAAAGGTTTAACACAAAAGAGAGCTCGTAGCCCCAGTGGACTACACCAGGGCACAATGACACCGAGTAGAAACATCATATTCCAAGTCCATGTCCATGTACGCTGAAAAAGATTCAACAGACGCCACATTGGCCAACGTGTGCTTGTAGAGCGTACCAGTTCCTTCTCCACAAGGAATACTGGCTGACTAGGATCCGATCGTGGGGTAACTATTGACGTGGCCTGCTGTGTTATGACCGTTGGTATTACTTCCGAATGTCCTTGGAAGCTACGCCGAATGATCCACGACTTAGGTGACCATATTCTACAAGCCCACTGGAAGTTGCGCGTGGGCGTTTTAGCGTTCTTCAATTCTTTCAAGAGAACCGGCTCCCGCTACAAAACAGAACCGTTATATAAAACATCGAAATTGACGAGAACGATTTGACTTACCTCCTTCATGAATGCCATATCACGGGTGAGAAAATACACCGATTGGTGTAGGTTGTGTTTCTGTGCTATTTTCAATGCTTCCTCGTGTGCACCCCAAGTGATTTTGGAGAGTTTAGATTGTTCTCCGGCCTCAAGCTTGGCTCGCAACCAGGGAGATATGCGCGATAGTACGGGATGTTGTTCCTGCAGAAGTTTCCGATGTTCGTCGCGAGATTTCTTCAactctttttgtattttgtcgACAGCTCTTGAGAAGGGGTAAAAATAAAATACGTCAACATCAAGTTGATAAACTAAATAAGGCcggaacaaatattattttcttcttctgtcaCCACCCCCCTAGATTTTGTGAGTCcgtattttattatttgaggGGGGAACTCAAATTTCGATCGgaaaagtaaataaaatatttagctttcccggaaaattctttaagaaaactgatgagttttaagattttatcaatttatacaatttatttttttatttaccacCCTCTTCTTTATCTAATACGACAAAAGAAGAAGTTCatatttctagattgctttgagaataggtcgtatgtgcaaaagagagtctctctttgcttgcgctctctttcgctaatatataagctaattttgcattttttgctacattttcacttcagcacgatagacaaagctattgtctttagATATATGCCAAGAAATCCGAAGTAAACTTTAGTATAGTTctataataatcgaaagagaatgaaagtcaagagagcctctcttttgcacatacgacctattctcaaagcaatctagatttgTTCTGGTCTAATATGCAACATTAAAAATCAGAGAAACGATCAAACTTAAGcctatttttatttgaatcaCAAAGGCCGTTTGAAATAAGGGCGCTTGGCATACTGCCGTTtggtttcttctttttatttaatagctctacattccaactggaacttggcctgctttccaaataagtatttcctcagttattaattgaaagcttttttatgCCCGCCcgctaatcgacggtaaatttttctccgacatcacgaacgtacgcacttaccgcagtgcgaatattgaatccgaccactacctcgtcgcagtatgtctgcgctcaaaactctcgacggtgatcaacacgcgtcggagtcgtccgccgcggctaaacattgggcggctacaagacggtagactagcccaagactacgcgcagcagctggaagtggcactcccaacggaagagcagctaggcgcagcatctcttgaagatggctggagagatattcgatccgccattggaagcaccgcaaccgctgcactaggcacggtggctccggatcagaggaacgactggtatgacggcgaatgtgagcagttagttgaggagaagaatgcagcatgggcgagattgctgcaacaccgcacgagggcgaacgaggcacgatacaaacgggcgcggaacagacaaaactcgattttccggaggaaaaagcgccagcaggaagatcgagaccgtgaagagacggaggaactgtaccgcgctaataacgcacgaaagttctatgagaagttgaaccgttcacgtaagggccacgtgccacagcccgatatgtgtaaggacataaacgggaaccttcttacgaacgagcgtgaggtgatccaaaggtggcggcagcactacgaagagcacctgaatggcgatatggcagacaacggtggcggtatggtaatgaacctaggagcacgcgcgcaggacatgcgacttccggctccgaatctccaggaaatccaggaggagatcggccggctgaaaaacaacaaagcccctggagttgaccaactaccaggagagctgtttaaacacggtggtgaagcactggctagagcgctgcactgggtgattaccaaggtttgggaggatgaggttctgccgcaggagtggatggaaggtgtcgtgtgtcccatctacaaaagggcgataagctggattgtagcaactaccgcgcaatcacattgctgaacgccgcctacaaggtactctctcaaattttatgccgtcgactaacaccaattgcaagagagttcgtggggcagtaccaggcgggatttatgggtgaacgctctaccacagaccaggtgttcgccatacgtcaggtattgcagaaatgccgcgaatacaacgtgcccacacatcatctatttatcgacttcaaagccgcatatgatacaatcgatcgggaccagctatggcagctaatgcacgaaaacggatttccggataaactgatacggttgatcaaggcgacgatggatcgggtgatgtgcgtagttcgagtttcaggggcattctcgagtcccttcgaaacccgtagagggttacggcaaggtgatggtctttcgtgtctgctattcaacatcgctttggagggagtaatacgaagggcagggattgacacgagtggtacgatcttcacgaagtccgtccagttatttggcttcgccgacgacattgatatcatggcacgtaactttgagaggatggaggaagcctacatcagactgaaaagcgaagctaaacggattggactagtcatcaacacgtcgaagacgaagtacatgataggaagaggctcaagagaggtcaatgtgagccacccaccacgagtttctatcggtggtgacgaaatcgaggtggttgaagaattcgtgtacttgggctcactggtgaccgccgataacgataccagcagagaaattcggagacgcatagtggctggaaatcgtacgtactttggactccgcaagacgctccgatcgaatagagttcgccgccgtaccaaactgactatctacaaaacgcttataagaccggtagttctctacggacacgagacctggacgatgctcgtggaggaccaacgcgcactgggagttttcgaaaggaaggtgctgcgtaccatctatggtggggtgcagatggcggacggtacgtggaggaggcgaatgaaccacgagttgcatcagctgttgggagaaccatccatcgttcacaccgcaaaatcggaagactgcggtgggccgggcacgtagccagaatgtcggacagtaatccggtgaaaatggttctcgacaacgatccgacgggaacaagaaggcgaggtgcacagcgggcaaggtggatcgatcaggtggaggacgacttgcggaccctccgcagactgcgtggttggcgaagtgcagccttaaaccgagctgaatggagaagtcttttatgtgcagcacaggccactccggccttagtctgatgataaataaataaattatgccCGCCGGTGCACTGCCCATggtcgcatatttgtaacactcgcatttttgctCATTTTGTATAAAGCCTGTGattcgttcagaaagctcaatttactgcatctaatcccataATAGTAAAATgagctttactatcttgcttatctgtggtaagctggaaattattgagtttgtggggaggattgacaaaagatttacaaaatcaaccaaaacgcaaatgttacaaatatgcgatcatgggcagtgcatgagtatgtatcttgtgtggcaagtacaatggatacaatgagctagactttactaaggcgGCGCAGCCCAGGGAGTCCAgattcgagaatgtttccaacccgaaaacatcttagaCCATACCGAGAATCGAACGGTGCATATTTTCCCGGAATACGGGAAAAGCGTAGATGATCCTTCATTGAAAGAATTCAATTCCTCGGAATAAGGCGAAGGTTATACGCTTACCTTTTCAAACACGAAAGAAAGAAGAGTAGATAaccctttctttaaaagtacactTTTCCCCGGAGTAAGGCACAGAGtgtatgattccttctttaaaagtatacATTTGCCCTGAATAAGGCAAAATATTAGATGACCCCTCCTTTATGTTTGCATTTGTCCGGAATCAGTCGATGCGTATATGATTCCTTTCCAAACACTTATGCTCGGAATAAAGCAAATAAGCAGATGGTTCCATCTTTTATAGCATACAATAACCCATAACTCATTATACTTCAAAAGCACGCATTTGCTTGAAAAAATTCTAACGAGAAGATTATTCCTCTATGTCAAACACGCATTTGCCCGTAAAACCGTATTTGTCAAGAAAAATATTCGACTTTTTCCttcatgatttctttattgaaatTACCGAAACTAGGCAAAGTAGTAAATTATTCCATTAAAAGCACAAATGTGCCTAAAATAAAGCAAAAAGGCAGATGACACGTGTAAAGCACGTTTGCCTGTATATTTTAGAAATCTTTTAATttgtatgccaaatggccctaaaatcattgattatttttgtttttataccAAAAGGTCGTCATGCCTAATAGTCTCCATACTTAGACCCGTTAAAATCAGTCATCGATAGCATTCGTGGtattgatttaaaataaatttatttgatttttttcaataggggaacagacggctttggcaggttttgttctattattggcaggcaTTATTGTTCtcttttgttctattattggcagggagtttttgtcgaccgaattttatgaaatttggccacaatattctttgatatgcaaagaatgtttgggccaaatttgagcataatcagtcataaaaaactcccctgacaataatagaacaaaacctggcaaagccgtcattacccctatatttttttgaaataaattactTACTTGTGCATGATGACAACCGATTGTGCTTgctgcaccaatagttgcggtacgTTTTCTCCCAAATCGACCAAATCACAATTAGACAATATCGATGTGTACACCCGCTGCAGATATTCCTTCATAACGGCCTCGTTCACCTCCTCTTCAATTTCAGCATCCGTCATTTTGCGTTCCCGCATTTCAGCTATCAAACGTTCGCGGAAATGCAGAAACCATCCGCGAGTTTCCTTTTCCAAAATTCCTACCAATATGGGCAGTGCTTTTCGCATAATATCCTTCGAAAATAGCCGCAAATCAATATCCTGCCCTTTCGGAGTAACGTACAAGTACGGTACCGGCTGGGCTTGCTGACAATTAACGTCGAACTTTTCCATAGTGGCTCGGCGGAGTTGATGCCGTACATAACTGCAAAGAGCATCCAAACAGTCTTCGTACTCACtctggaagaaaaaataaatgagtATGTTTATACAATATGCATTCTTTGTTATTCTTACTCTACAAACTAGCTCAGCTACCAAAAAACGGCATCGTTCTTCCTTAATCTTATTATCTAGATTTTGCGCCAACAGCGATGGAACGCCTGTAAAAATAACGTTTATCATAATTCTTACGTTGAATCAATAGAATCAATTGTCGACGTACCGATCACCATATCGACCAACTTAATTAGTCCCTGCAACAAAGCGTGAACAGCATGAGCAACCGAAAAGAAGTGGCCAAATAATCGTCCCTTGGCGCTAATGACTAAGAATCGCGCCGACATGGCCAGATCACCGAGCAACGAATCGCGCGTTCGTTCCGAGCCTTTCTGCAGAAACTGCGACAACCGCCAGCGGTGCATTTGACCGGGAAAGTTCAAGCTGGGTACCTCGAACTCACTGGAATTATAGTAATTGTTAACTTCCTTGGTTATTGACAGACATTCAACGGAGAACAGCATTATCCTACAAAAAATCAACACTACCACTGAGTTCTGGACTAGGTTAAACATACACACTAAATGGGACTATCGAGAGCTACTGATCTATTTCATACATTCACCATTAAATTGTCTATAAATATGTTTCAGTGTCCTGTTTGGTTAATCAAATAAGTATAAATACTTCATGCACTCCCGAGTCCCAATCATTGTGATTACCCTCTCAAAAAGATGATAAAGTTTTATGCACATTACAgtgtaatttgttttttttttttcaaaactttattttcggtaatttttatttatcaactagggggaatgacggctttggcaggttttgttctattattgtcagggaggttttttatgactgattatgctcaaatttggcctaaacattctttgcatatcaaagaatattgtggccaaatttcataaaatttggtcgacaaaaacccccctgccaataatagaacaaaacctgccaaagccgtctttccccctagttCATTACGTATTACTCTGTAGTCTTTTGTCTGAATTGCGATCTATTATTGCTTACTCAAAGATAAtgaaaaatcatgaatataTTTGAAAAAGCATCTGCACAATGTATACTTTTTTGATATCATTTAAAAATACTGCGATAAATCTTTCGTCACTAAAATAGTGAAAACATCTGACATGCACGACATACATAGCGAAAGTCACCAATAAATATCTCTCCCATCTCCCTGCAACTCCACTTTGGGATGTCTCCTACTTTCTCCTGGTGGAGCTCTGCTTCGGGTACAGCTCGCCAAATCGAAGGGTACCGCAAAAGCCATGTCAGTTCTAAGACCTATAATCATCTTTGGTGATTTCAACAATCAACATTATGCTTGGTGTAGACGCATCAACAACGCGCATGAAAATATGACACATTCCACGCACTTCTACGCCAAGGGACCAAAATTTTAAACTGAAAATTAGGGTCCAATATCTTTAGGACACGAAAATAtatatattgaaaaatatttgtttcactGAAAATTAGTTTGGGAACATAATTTAATAGCCAATCAAAATAGTAGacttttagtatgaaaaaaaatacttccTAATCTAATTTTTACAAATGTGCTCCATCGCACCTATTTAGGTTCAAATGTATTGGTTAATTCACGATAAAGTAGAGTTTATGATGGCCTTTTTGTGAGCCAATTGTATGGcttcgaaaaaaatgttttcttgaAATTTGTGTACTTTGAAAACTgtgacattgaaatggtgtcgcgttacgaaaatagtcgcataattgataCTACACAAAAAGTACACACATTGGAAAAATAATACTTCGGATTCTATTAGTACTCGTCAAGAGCTTTCTTTTCATGTTTTAATATCCAAATTCGGAGCATGTTTCACGAAGTTACACTATGTACAAAAATTTagtgtcgcgttacgcgaattCAGTGTTTTACTGAAATGAGGGATAACCGGCTTTCGGTGTATGTATacacagagccgtagcgtggactcccagcgcccttggcgaatccGTTATTGAGCGCCCCTTACTTTTATGCAtgggatatttttgaaaattttgaatttttttttgcttggtGCATTTGCTAAATATTTACTTTATGAACTCCGTAAGACGCATATATTCCAATAAAAAGGAAGTAAGgattattaaaaattctttttctaaaaattttgacgattttgtgAAAGATTAAACAATTCTacgcaaataaataaaatagattCAATAGTGCGTGTGTCGTCGACAGAAAAATCTAGACTTATACTTATTGTGAATTCATGCATTAGTGGATCAAGCTAGGCCAATTAACCTCCATCGCTTAAGTTGCCGATCAGTGGATGGGTCACTATCGGACGTAGTCGCATCAAGAAGAACCCTACCTTGGAGTGCATTGAATAACCTTCGGAATCATCATTAGACCATGTATCGTCATTATTAATGAAGGAAAAATCAAATCTAGAGTAACTTGGTCGGTGGTGGTTTGAAAGGcctttaaatgaaattcaactttggtagaaggtaggaaTAGTGATTGGACCAAGAAAGAAAACGCCGGACTTATTCGGATCAAGATATATTCATTCCTGGGCTATTGGTAACTTGGTACATTGGTTGACGTGGTAAGGtcaataaatttcaactttgaagttGATCAGTTGCTATCATTACTGAAATACCTTGATGCAGATTCTCATACATATACAGTTTGTCTTCAGATAAGTGCCCCGTTTGAAGCTTTACCAGATTTTATAGACCTaaaaaatgaattcaaaatttcatcgaattttcAACAGGTTTTCTTGTTTGTTCACAATCATATAAGTGTATAGTTTGAAGGTATCGAATATGTCACTGGATCACATGCCATCGTTAAGGTCCGTGTTTGAACCTCAAATAGTTTGCCTGCATACAATGAGATAATGTATCTCAAATTCATACAAACTCCCAATCACTACTTCGTAGTATTTAGTATTGAAAACGGCTTAGATTTCCTAGTCACCAACAAAAAATATACGCGTTTTTTACAGTCTGCTCTGTGTTTCGCCTTTGGCGTATTGAAGTCCTCATCTAGGGCTTCTTCCCCAGAAGCTTGTTCCATTCTTCTTTTCTCTATTTCCTGTTCcttttttcacttccttttccatcAGTGAGGATGCTTCCTGATCCAACGTTCTGATATCTATTATATCAATTAATAACGGAAAAGAATCTGAAAATCTTTGAGCCGGTGAATTTGAGAATAGCTTTGAGTAAATAGTTTTTTGCATGGTTTGACGTTAGCCGGTTGAGATCTTCAGCATTAATAAACAAAGAGTTATCACCccaaacaatcaaataaaattcaagtggtatccaaccgcgtaaaaaacgttGATGCGATTtgtcataattttccatagtacAATTCTGGTTTTCGGCGCCCCCTGAAGcatggcgcccttggcgggggccaacctagccaaccacacgctacggcgctgtgtatacagtatcacaatggcccagaaatagagaaaaaaatctttttagtaTATTAGGGTTTGTACGTGAATAACGCAACAAAATTGGGGATGAAACGGGTTGTATCATTTGATAACTGCCCATACTAAAAATGAGTtcccatgcaaaaaatgttacaAAGTGGTGGGAAACTGCAAATTTTCGTGTTTCGTAGAACTCGTAGGGGTCATCCATAAATAACTCATgagaaatttgagctcattttttTGTTCTAATAGATTGTGAGGCTTTTTTAAACCTCTCTCTTCGCGCTCGATATCACCATGTACTCATATGAGTAAACGTAGCGAACAGTTTGCTCCTGAACACGGCTTCCTTCTACCCTTTCACGGACCTTCAGACTCTTTGCGGATGGCATGTAGGACGTTGTTTGCTttaattgtttatttgaaaagcTCATTTGTCGTGAAGCGTTACAGAGCCGCATAAATGCTTTTCGATACTAGTTTTATCTTGATTCTTATAGATATGTTTGGCTTTGGAGAGCAGAAAGACTCGtgctttttcttttgatttgatgatttgttttCCTTACGATCAGTAgaactgcaatattttttttcaaccggATCCGCACGGCCCAGTGCTTGGTTCATGAATTTCTACTAATATCCCAGTTGAAAACAAATGTTAGTTAATTGCAACACTTAAAGGAGGGGCCGTAACCATGCGTCAATTTAGCCGATATTTCAGCTTATGGAGTTTCACCGAGATTTACACAGTCTAGAGCGTTGGTCACCGCCAGTTGAAAATATAATGGATAGCATCAGGAAAACAAACTTCACCAACCACTGCAAGAATAAGAGGCTATTGAAAAAGGCAAACAGGGGGCTTCTGTGTGAAAC
The nucleotide sequence above comes from Armigeres subalbatus isolate Guangzhou_Male chromosome 3, GZ_Asu_2, whole genome shotgun sequence. Encoded proteins:
- the LOC134220457 gene encoding uncharacterized protein LOC134220457 isoform X2, with the protein product METGDTATLPLGTAAPALVRPNTLLPPEKEPVHFQINLIGAPPEVEQLIEHIKAVAEQFLYHWKTFPINLPTPLSTSPGGGVGNGGGEGGGTVGRIGVASNNNTNSTNRKLRPINLRDLFIAPPFDELDAVAADGTGEPRLLNNTQLRSLRERGEFEVPSLNFPGQMHRWRLSQFLQKGSERTRDSLLGDLAMSARFLVISAKGRLFGHFFSVAHAVHALLQGLIKLVDMVIGVPSLLAQNLDNKIKEERCRFLVAELVCRSEYEDCLDALCSYVRHQLRRATMEKFDVNCQQAQPVPYLYVTPKGQDIDLRLFSKDIMRKALPILVGILEKETRGWFLHFRERLIAEMRERKMTDAEIEEEVNEAVMKEYLQRVYTSILSNCDLVDLGENVPQLLVQQAQSVVIMHKAVDKIQKELKKSRDEHRKLLQEQHPVLSRISPWLRAKLEAGEQSKLSKITWGAHEEALKIAQKHNLHQSVYFLTRDMAFMKEREPVLLKELKNAKTPTRNFQWACRIWSPKSWIIRRSFQGHSEVIPTVITQQATSIVTPRSDPSQPVFLVEKELVRSTSTRWPMWRLLNLFQRTWTWTWNMMFLLGVIVPWCSPLGLRALFCVKPFMADLELSQVNGTLFPRKTSITQTMCSRLVELWRHISKARTHFETEPDTGFIGKGMTRHLNRLYNYFIKGFLGSLLIMTLFPLLCVSVSISSIAFAIAAPLWMPFITVTLHIYMMMIYDLDCPDESRRNRYCILMEAVGWNIVMQGMVQPVAALIVASFICPIVSVIVLFVGVARYWLRLFWDAITFHLFIKKCGRVPASDSFAVKRIAGPGLALDYYFSVKPEQALAAFEAKMELDELQAYQHSMETVICQPQKDFSQFVEACFGPFSAQLSKTVGPYRQLEREGHDLMTSLHEKLEKRRRDLQTGLTTAVKSRIKLNTMELKIVIQQSAYMLEKFYPAHVIARLSISEDEFWDAKGLSVGDWAGLAGMLYADIFSLDFLTPLSENETQFKLEPHTQLDLSRYTEMVQNTSDIMGINGPDLLGNVYAPRGNIQVHSPYLEVSAFNPRSRVMINSRRAEKRNDTSSGLTTPRVRARRSPIPTHKSQNSWKPWKRKQVKKHVADKLLIPLPIPHPVHIAISIYNRDSDHPIPVESDICWDILRSIEECQGDLEAIVRFRESGGDGNRSVGISVDGLAAIDSSIDSLDSSSSNSGTKDSMDMIAGASETLPCTNREVTIIMPSTTLGEMDNSVATAEHESEDAPGEQTPSAPTHFHWTLRNWGGANGNQSVVANRRRNTSYTYSSSTSGGPGNINSASTNSQNDAQLEQIRVDLASPEDISLDTDSSRAVFSAAYGTTV
- the LOC134220457 gene encoding uncharacterized protein LOC134220457 isoform X1, which codes for METGDTATLPLGTAAPALVRPNTLLPPEKEPVHFQINLIGAPPEVEQLIEHIKAVAEQFLYHWKTFPINLPTPLSTSPGGGVGNGGGEGGGTVGRIGVASNNNTNSTNRKLRPINLRDLFIAPPFDELDAVAADGTGEPRLLNNTQLRSLRERGLQKDKFGKPKKLNLEQLESIQLTGEFEVPSLNFPGQMHRWRLSQFLQKGSERTRDSLLGDLAMSARFLVISAKGRLFGHFFSVAHAVHALLQGLIKLVDMVIGVPSLLAQNLDNKIKEERCRFLVAELVCRSEYEDCLDALCSYVRHQLRRATMEKFDVNCQQAQPVPYLYVTPKGQDIDLRLFSKDIMRKALPILVGILEKETRGWFLHFRERLIAEMRERKMTDAEIEEEVNEAVMKEYLQRVYTSILSNCDLVDLGENVPQLLVQQAQSVVIMHKAVDKIQKELKKSRDEHRKLLQEQHPVLSRISPWLRAKLEAGEQSKLSKITWGAHEEALKIAQKHNLHQSVYFLTRDMAFMKEREPVLLKELKNAKTPTRNFQWACRIWSPKSWIIRRSFQGHSEVIPTVITQQATSIVTPRSDPSQPVFLVEKELVRSTSTRWPMWRLLNLFQRTWTWTWNMMFLLGVIVPWCSPLGLRALFCVKPFMADLELSQVNGTLFPRKTSITQTMCSRLVELWRHISKARTHFETEPDTGFIGKGMTRHLNRLYNYFIKGFLGSLLIMTLFPLLCVSVSISSIAFAIAAPLWMPFITVTLHIYMMMIYDLDCPDESRRNRYCILMEAVGWNIVMQGMVQPVAALIVASFICPIVSVIVLFVGVARYWLRLFWDAITFHLFIKKCGRVPASDSFAVKRIAGPGLALDYYFSVKPEQALAAFEAKMELDELQAYQHSMETVICQPQKDFSQFVEACFGPFSAQLSKTVGPYRQLEREGHDLMTSLHEKLEKRRRDLQTGLTTAVKSRIKLNTMELKIVIQQSAYMLEKFYPAHVIARLSISEDEFWDAKGLSVGDWAGLAGMLYADIFSLDFLTPLSENETQFKLEPHTQLDLSRYTEMVQNTSDIMGINGPDLLGNVYAPRGNIQVHSPYLEVSAFNPRSRVMINSRRAEKRNDTSSGLTTPRVRARRSPIPTHKSQNSWKPWKRKQVKKHVADKLLIPLPIPHPVHIAISIYNRDSDHPIPVESDICWDILRSIEECQGDLEAIVRFRESGGDGNRSVGISVDGLAAIDSSIDSLDSSSSNSGTKDSMDMIAGASETLPCTNREVTIIMPSTTLGEMDNSVATAEHESEDAPGEQTPSAPTHFHWTLRNWGGANGNQSVVANRRRNTSYTYSSSTSGGPGNINSASTNSQNDAQLEQIRVDLASPEDISLDTDSSRAVFSAAYGTTV